The Phaseolus vulgaris cultivar G19833 chromosome 10, P. vulgaris v2.0, whole genome shotgun sequence DNA window TCAAGCATCTCAACATCTGAAAAGCAATCAACTCCATTGCCGCCACCGACAACAAATTTTTTTCAATCTAAAGCAGTACCAGACAAGCTTCCTTTCTTCTGGTTCAAAGAAGGGTGCATGGTCCAGTTATCATGAACAGGGTTGTATGATTCAACTGCACAGATAGAAGATAAAAGGGTTGTCAAAACTTCATCTCATTCCAAAATATAACTAATTGAAAAGCACAGCTACTCATACTTGTGTCATACCAAATATAACCATTTCCACCACCAAAAACATAAATTCCACCATTCAACCGCACAACTGAAGCATATGAACGAACTAAGTTCATAGGCTTACAAGGTTTGATCACACTCTGAGAAGTACAATACAAATCCATAGTTGCCAACCATGATTTTCCATCTAAATCTCCAATTAAAGCCAGAACAAATGTGTTCACAAGAGGCAAAGGTGACAGAGAACAGAGAATCTACCTCTGGTTTGACCCTACAACTCAATACCACATATATTCAGTGCTATGGAACATGTACCAGATTATGTATATTAAAGTCAGAACTAAATCTATGCAAAGCCAAAACTTCACCTGGTTGTAATTCTCCTAAGCAGAGAATTCCTGTGAGCTTGACCTCTGCTTCTA harbors:
- the LOC137819472 gene encoding uncharacterized protein isoform X3, whose translation is MLNQALLPSKRGSKMSCELLTTTSERRFRPISSCHHPSKEPELSGWKNRSRGQAHRNSLLRRITTRVKPEVDSLFSVTFASCEHICSGFNWRFRWKIMLNHTTLFMITGPCTLL
- the LOC137819472 gene encoding uncharacterized protein isoform X1 — its product is MLNQALLPSKRGSKMSCELLTTTSERRFRPISSCHHPSKEPELSGWKNRSRGQAHRNSLLRRITTRVKPEVDSLFSVTFASCEHICSGFNWRFRWKIMVGNYGFVLYFSECDQTL
- the LOC137819472 gene encoding uncharacterized protein isoform X4 encodes the protein MLNQALLPSKRGSKMSCELLTTTSERRFRPISSCHHPSKEPELSGWKNRSRGQAHRNSLLRRITTRVKPESVIKPCKPMNLVRSYASVVRLNGGIYVFGGGNGYIC
- the LOC137819472 gene encoding uncharacterized protein isoform X5, yielding MLNQALLPSKRGSKMSCELLTTTSERRFRPISSCHHPSKEPELSGWKNRSRGQAHRNSLLRRITTRVKPEVDSLFSVTFASCEHICSGFNWRFRWKIMLCG
- the LOC137819472 gene encoding uncharacterized protein isoform X2, whose protein sequence is MLNQALLPSKRGSKMSCELLTTTSERRFRPISSCHHPSKEPELSGWKNRSRGQAHRNSLLRRITTRVKPEVDSLFSVTFASCEHICSGFNWRFRWKIMVGNYGFVLYFSECDQTF